TCGGTCAGCTGTGGTTGCAAGCCAGCCTGTTTCTGCCGGGCAGGCTGGGCACGCTGCTGGGTATTTTCCAGACCGAAACCAGTGTGCTGCAAACCCTGGAAAAAGCCGACCGCAGCAACTGGAGCCAGTCACTGGCCGAACTCTGCGCGGCGCTGGTGCAGGGCCTGCTGGTTGGCAAAGACGCCGTCGGGGTCGAATCGCTGGAGAAGTTCTGGAAAAATCAGGAGAGCAGCCCGGCGCCCGAACGCCCGCAACCGGTCGAAGCCGGCGGTGTGCTGAGCGACCTCAGCGGCCGCCATACCCGTCGGGTCGTCTCCCGGGAACAGATCGCGATACTCGCAGTTGGCATGCCACAGATCCAGCGCGTAAACCCTTATCGCGGCAACCTGATCCGCGAAGCGCACGATACTGCAGTAACCTACCTGGTGAACTGCCACTTCAACATCAGCCGCACCACAGCCCGCCAGCTACCCCTACAAACGGCCAGGGTCCTCAGGGACTTCTTCAACGTCGCGGATGTATCCGACACACTTCTGCTGCAAGTCAGCAGGCCGATAGAAAAACTGCTGACGCTGCTGTTGTCGCGTAATTACTCACCCGCCCATTCGACTCGCTATGTCATGGGCAGCAGAGTCGGTGCGCCTATCGATGCCAGCGCCTTCGTCAACCCGGCCGACCGCAGCCGGCAGATCTTTCTGCTCGACGCCTTCTTCGACAACCCGACCATCAACCAGTTGCCGCTACAACGCCGATACGCCCAGCCGGCAGCCGCCAACCTCACCCGCGCCTTTACCTTGCTGCATGAACTGTCTCACCTGGCCTGCCAGACCCGCGACATCACCTACACCCTGGGTGTTGCCCCGTACGCCGACTGGCTGATCCCCGGCCCCGAGCGCGCCTGGCTGGAACGCGCCCACGAAAGCGGCTTCAGCGCCATGACGCCGATGAACAAGTTGTTCACGTTGTACGATGAAGACACTGGCAGGCTGCGCGACTTGCGTCGCAGCGATCGCAAAGGCAAGAAACTGATCCTGAAGATCACCGGCGCGCAGGATCTGCAGCAAGCTCGTCAGGTGTTCCTGAGTGACAGCGAAAAACGCGCGCAGATCATGCTGTTCAATGCCGACAGCCTGGCATTGCTGATCTACCGGTTGGGCGCAGAAATGCACCCTTGAAAGGAGGCGACCCCGCCACCCAGAAGCGGCGGGGTCGGGCAATCAATGATGCTCGCGGGTAGCGCGGAACTTCACATCCGGCCAGCGCTCTTCCATCAGCGCCAGGTTGACCCGGGTCGGGGCCAGGTAGGTCAGGTGACCACCGCCGTCGATGGCCAGGTTCTCCACGGCCTTGTTCTTGAATTCCTCAAGCTTCTTCTTGTCCTCGCAGCTGATCCAGCGCGCCGACCAGACGGTGATCGGCTCGTAGGCACACTCGACCTTGTACTCTTCCTTCAGGCGGCTGGCGACCACATCGAACTGCAGCACACCGACGGCGCCGAGGATGATGTCGTTGCTGCGCTCGGGGAAGAACACCTGGGTCGCGCCTTCTTCGGCCAGCTGCTGCAGGCCCTGGCGCAGTTGCTTGGACTTGAGCGGGTCTTTCAGGCGCACGCGGCGGAACAGCTCCGGGGCGAAGTGCGGAATACCGGTGAAGCCCAGGGCCTCGCCTTCGGTGAAGGTGTCACCGATCTGGATCGTGCCGTGGTTGTGCAAGCCAATGATGTCGCCGGCCCAGGCCTCTTCCAGTTGCTCACGCTCGGAGGAGAAGAAGGTCAGCGCATCGCCGATACGCAGGTCCTTGCCGGTGCGCACATGGCGCATCTTCATGCCTTTTTCGTAACGGCCGGAGCAGATACGCATGAAGGCGATACGGTCGCGGTGCTTGGGGTCCATGTTCGCCTGGATCTTGAACACGAAACCGCTGAACTTCTCTTCGGTCGGCTCGACAGCGCGCTCGTTGGCCTCGCGCGGCAGCGGGCGTGGCGCCCAGTCGACGACGGCATCGAGCACATGGTCGACACCGAAGTTGCCCAGCGCGGTACCGAAGAACACAGGGGTCAGCTCGCCGCGCATGAACTCGTCCTGGTCGAATTCGTGGCAGGCGCCCTGTACCAGCTCCAGCTGCTCGAGGAAGCGCTCGTATTCGTCGCCCAGGTGGGTACGGGCTTCATCGGAGTCGAGCTTCTCGATGATCTTCACCTCGGTGCGCTCGTGGCCATGGCCCGGGGTGTAGACAATGATGTAGTCGCCGGCCAGGTGATACACGCCCTTGAAGTCGCGGTAGCAACCGATCGGCCAGGTGATCGGCGCTGCCTTGATCTTCAATACCGCTTCGATTTCGTCGAGCAGTTCGATCGGGTCGCGGATGTCACGGTCGAGTTTGTTGATGAAGCTGACGATCGGCGTGTCGCGCAGCCGGCAGACGTCCATCAGGGCGATGGTCCGCGGCTCGACGCCCTTACCGCCGTCGAGCACCATCAGCGCCGAGTCGACGGCGGTCAGGGTGCGGTAGGTATCTTCCGAGAAGTCTTCGTGGCCCGGGGTGTCGAGCAGGTTGATCATGTGCTCGCGATAGGGGAACTGCATCACCGAGGTGGTGATGGAGATACCACGCTGCTTCTCCATTTCCATCCAGTCGGAGGTGGCATGGCGGTCGGACTTTCGCGATTTCACCGTACCGGCAACGGCAATCGCCTTGCCCATCAGCAACAGCTTCTCGGTGATGGTGGTCTTACCCGCATCGGGGTGGGAAATAATGGCGAAGGTGCGGCGTTTCGCGACTTCGGCGGCCTGGTTGGTCATGGGAAATCGCCTGGCAGGTGATTCAAAAAGGGCCAGTATCATACCCGAAGTCGAACGGGGACCAAAGCCTGAGACCTCCGCCTGTCGCGCGAAACGAAGTGTAGGCTACTTGTGTCCAGGCAAATTTTCAGTGAAGCCCTCAAGAGTGACAGGCCCGCGGTCTGGCATGTGTGCAACCAGCTCGAGTGTTCCACCCATTGCCTCGACATAGCTACGCAGAGTCGAGATCAACATATCGCTACGTTTTTCAATCTTGGAAATATTCGCCTGACCTACCTCCAGCCGCTTGGACATTCCTTCCTGAGTCAACTCCAGCTGTTTGCGCAACGCCTGCAGGGTCATTTCCTCGCGGATCAACTCACGCCCGCGTTGTTCGACACGCGCCCTTCGTTCGGGCGCAAGGCTGTTGATGACATCATCAAGTGTTTTGGACATGCTCCTCACCTCCTGACAGATACCTGTCGAAGCGCTCATCGGCGCGCCGAATAAAATTTCGATAAAACCGTTTCTGGCTGACTCCAGCCTTGTCACCCGCAACCAGGATAACGGCGCGACGCTTGGGATCGAACGCAAAAGCCACCCGCCGAAACTCGGCACAAAAGCTGATTGACCATGACAACAAAATACCTCCAGAGGAATATTCCCTCAAGCGACTATCATGAACTTTTCCACGGCAATGCTGAGCTTCATGACAGACGGCTGGATAGCAGACGTATCACTGGTGCCAGGGAGGAAATGA
This portion of the Pseudomonas sp. SORT22 genome encodes:
- a CDS encoding peptide chain release factor 3, giving the protein MTNQAAEVAKRRTFAIISHPDAGKTTITEKLLLMGKAIAVAGTVKSRKSDRHATSDWMEMEKQRGISITTSVMQFPYREHMINLLDTPGHEDFSEDTYRTLTAVDSALMVLDGGKGVEPRTIALMDVCRLRDTPIVSFINKLDRDIRDPIELLDEIEAVLKIKAAPITWPIGCYRDFKGVYHLAGDYIIVYTPGHGHERTEVKIIEKLDSDEARTHLGDEYERFLEQLELVQGACHEFDQDEFMRGELTPVFFGTALGNFGVDHVLDAVVDWAPRPLPREANERAVEPTEEKFSGFVFKIQANMDPKHRDRIAFMRICSGRYEKGMKMRHVRTGKDLRIGDALTFFSSEREQLEEAWAGDIIGLHNHGTIQIGDTFTEGEALGFTGIPHFAPELFRRVRLKDPLKSKQLRQGLQQLAEEGATQVFFPERSNDIILGAVGVLQFDVVASRLKEEYKVECAYEPITVWSARWISCEDKKKLEEFKNKAVENLAIDGGGHLTYLAPTRVNLALMEERWPDVKFRATREHH
- a CDS encoding XRE family transcriptional regulator codes for the protein MSKTLDDVINSLAPERRARVEQRGRELIREEMTLQALRKQLELTQEGMSKRLEVGQANISKIEKRSDMLISTLRSYVEAMGGTLELVAHMPDRGPVTLEGFTENLPGHK